From Calditrichota bacterium, a single genomic window includes:
- a CDS encoding (Fe-S)-binding protein, which produces MSIDLLREVYDEASRCNRCGYCQPTCPTYSLTYLERDVARGRNNLVRALYENRHRMDRQVKSAIFRCLMCDACVTNCHPEVRTDQIIAAARAAYYAQFGRPALQQVIFQRLLPNPAVLGRLIALARLGKNTGLSGLVRVLRILGWYGRSVATAEALVPRIPRHFLRDMPEAQADLAQGRDGLRVAYFVGCAINFAMPQVGLATLKLLRSTGCAVTVLDNVCCGLPAYAYGDLESARSLARRNLEAIAEIEADVVLTECASCTSFLKEYPHLFAADAQAQARAEAVAARVKDATQFLATTELSFQKTGSIRVTFHDPCHLSHYLRERNAPRQVLSSLPGVEFVELPEADWCCGGAGSYNITHPETSEQILDRKMANVRKTGAQVLATACPSCLMQLAYGVRRHKLDVQVKHVVELVADRILLPDRA; this is translated from the coding sequence ATGTCCATTGACCTCTTGCGCGAAGTGTATGACGAGGCCTCGCGGTGCAATCGCTGCGGGTACTGTCAACCGACGTGTCCCACCTATAGCCTCACTTACCTCGAGCGCGATGTCGCGCGCGGTCGCAACAACCTGGTGCGGGCTCTGTACGAAAACCGGCATCGGATGGATCGCCAGGTCAAGTCGGCCATCTTCCGCTGCTTGATGTGCGACGCGTGCGTAACGAATTGCCACCCCGAGGTACGTACCGATCAAATCATTGCCGCTGCCCGTGCCGCCTACTATGCCCAGTTCGGCCGGCCGGCGCTCCAACAAGTCATTTTCCAGCGCCTGTTGCCGAACCCCGCTGTCTTGGGGAGACTGATCGCGCTGGCCAGGCTTGGCAAGAACACGGGACTCTCCGGTCTGGTGCGCGTGTTGCGCATCCTCGGCTGGTATGGAAGGAGCGTGGCAACGGCCGAAGCCCTGGTGCCGCGCATTCCCCGTCACTTCCTGCGTGACATGCCGGAGGCACAAGCAGACCTGGCGCAGGGAAGAGACGGCCTCCGTGTCGCTTACTTCGTGGGCTGCGCCATCAACTTCGCCATGCCACAGGTGGGGCTTGCCACCCTGAAGCTCCTGCGAAGCACGGGCTGCGCGGTTACCGTGCTGGACAACGTCTGCTGTGGCCTGCCGGCCTATGCGTATGGTGACTTGGAAAGCGCGCGGTCGCTTGCCCGCCGGAACTTGGAGGCAATCGCGGAAATCGAAGCAGACGTCGTGCTCACCGAATGCGCAAGCTGCACCTCGTTTCTGAAGGAATACCCCCACCTATTCGCCGCGGACGCCCAGGCACAGGCGCGAGCTGAGGCTGTGGCTGCCCGCGTCAAGGATGCGACTCAGTTTCTCGCAACGACGGAGCTCTCTTTTCAGAAGACGGGAAGCATCCGCGTGACGTTCCACGACCCGTGTCATCTGAGTCACTATCTGCGAGAACGAAACGCACCGCGCCAGGTGCTGAGCTCACTGCCGGGAGTTGAGTTCGTAGAGCTACCGGAGGCCGATTGGTGCTGCGGAGGTGCTGGATCGTATAACATCACCCATCCGGAAACGTCCGAGCAGATTCTGGACAGGAAGATGGCGAATGTCCGAAAAACCGGTGCCCAGGTGCTCGCCACCGCTTGCCCGTCCTGTTTGATGCAGCTTGCCTATGGCGTGCGACGCCACAAGCTGGATGTGCAGGTCAAACATGTGGTAGAGCTGGTGGCCGACAGAATCCTGCTGCCGGATCGGGCGTGA